From a single Sphingosinicellaceae bacterium genomic region:
- a CDS encoding DUF3772 domain-containing protein, with the protein MAGLAALARDVADLQKQAVGASTDSSLARLREETAAAQAAADTFARARTREILALDVRLRPLSMTNGKPRKRLGANERRERHELLGQKQLLVGQLQRARQAALAANHIFTEVSQRRRTAFDARTFDRTASPLEAEFWTSLGDSLEADTQRLSRLASDAFDTAVAAIDTRAVLLVTLSLALAFGLAVLLRQALLRLIGRFTDRYRPVRRFHQSARALATALVNTMLPGLAAVAVNLGLNWASLLSEKAGTLAHATVIAVFWGALVLALSRQLAGGRTPSERLLLVSERMARRARSLSWLTALLTGAGFLISQVNNVVGASLAATVAANCVTSLAYAAIAGLILLALSEDRPEAADNDSALPARGAGVTLVALGLTLAVTVTVGAVVFGYSTLALLVSTQMFWVSVLAAMAYLLLRFTDDAIDELFRPGGWIGRLLINTLALSHPTVRQLGVVTAAVLQILIVLGTLSLALTPFGRNGDVLTAHIGGVGQGLRIGSLELSPRSLAAGIACLVLGLGLVHLAQRWLDRRFLPVTDWDAGVRNSVSTGVRYLGVGAVVLWALTAAGLGFSQIALIAGALSVGIGFGLQQIVQNFVSGIILLVERPIKVGDLVNVGGVEGDVKRIRVRATEILQADRTTLIVPNSDLISKPVQNKTLGDPRGRVQLQVSIGAAGDAPRAITVIRNVLDASTEVLDDPGPKVFVDALTPGGSVNFNAFGFVASQRDVVRVRSDLYIAIIEALNEAKIGFVGAGGQTVVLEPGPELTALSQKLGASWPSAGQ; encoded by the coding sequence GTGGCTGGCCTTGCCGCGCTGGCGCGCGACGTTGCCGACCTGCAGAAGCAGGCGGTCGGTGCCAGCACCGACTCCAGCTTGGCGCGCCTGCGCGAGGAGACCGCTGCCGCACAGGCCGCTGCCGACACATTTGCCCGAGCACGCACTCGTGAAATTCTCGCGCTGGATGTCCGGCTGCGCCCGCTGTCGATGACCAACGGGAAGCCGCGCAAGCGGCTCGGCGCGAACGAGCGCCGCGAACGGCACGAGCTGCTCGGGCAGAAGCAGCTACTTGTCGGCCAGTTGCAGCGTGCGCGTCAGGCGGCGCTCGCCGCGAACCATATTTTCACCGAGGTCTCGCAGCGACGCCGCACCGCCTTCGATGCCCGCACCTTCGACCGCACCGCTTCCCCGCTCGAGGCCGAGTTCTGGACCTCGCTCGGTGACTCCCTGGAGGCCGACACGCAGCGCCTGTCGCGACTGGCCAGCGACGCGTTCGATACCGCCGTCGCTGCGATCGACACGCGGGCAGTACTGCTTGTCACTCTGTCGCTGGCGCTCGCCTTCGGGCTTGCGGTGCTACTGCGCCAGGCTTTGCTCCGCCTGATCGGCCGCTTCACGGACAGGTATCGACCGGTTCGACGTTTTCACCAGTCCGCCCGCGCGCTCGCCACGGCGCTGGTCAATACGATGCTCCCTGGATTGGCGGCGGTGGCGGTCAATCTCGGGCTGAACTGGGCCTCGCTGCTATCGGAGAAGGCGGGCACGTTGGCGCACGCGACCGTCATAGCGGTGTTCTGGGGAGCGCTAGTGCTTGCGCTCAGCCGCCAGCTGGCGGGAGGCAGGACCCCCTCCGAGCGCCTGCTGCTGGTGTCGGAGCGAATGGCGCGCCGCGCCCGGTCGCTGTCGTGGCTGACCGCGCTGCTTACCGGGGCCGGGTTCCTGATCAGCCAGGTCAACAACGTCGTCGGGGCCAGCCTAGCCGCGACCGTCGCTGCCAACTGCGTCACCTCGCTCGCCTATGCCGCGATCGCCGGCCTGATCCTGCTGGCGCTTAGCGAGGATCGCCCGGAGGCCGCGGACAACGACAGCGCGCTGCCGGCGCGCGGGGCCGGTGTCACGCTAGTGGCGCTTGGCCTGACCCTGGCCGTCACGGTGACCGTCGGGGCGGTGGTATTCGGCTATTCGACGCTCGCGCTGCTGGTCTCGACGCAGATGTTCTGGGTCAGCGTGCTCGCCGCGATGGCCTACTTGCTGCTGCGCTTCACCGACGACGCGATTGATGAACTCTTTCGTCCAGGCGGCTGGATCGGGCGACTGTTGATCAACACGCTGGCACTCAGTCACCCGACTGTCCGGCAACTCGGTGTGGTGACCGCAGCGGTGCTGCAGATCCTCATCGTGCTCGGTACACTCAGCCTCGCGCTGACGCCGTTCGGGCGCAACGGCGACGTGCTCACCGCCCACATCGGCGGCGTCGGGCAAGGGCTTCGGATAGGCTCGCTGGAACTGTCACCGCGCTCGCTCGCGGCCGGCATTGCCTGCCTCGTGCTCGGGCTGGGCCTCGTCCACCTCGCCCAGCGCTGGCTCGATCGCCGGTTTCTGCCGGTCACCGACTGGGATGCAGGGGTGCGAAATTCGGTCAGCACCGGCGTGCGCTACCTCGGTGTCGGCGCCGTAGTGCTGTGGGCACTTACCGCCGCCGGGCTGGGCTTCAGCCAGATCGCGCTGATCGCCGGTGCCCTGTCGGTCGGTATCGGCTTCGGTCTCCAGCAGATCGTCCAGAACTTCGTCTCGGGCATCATCCTGCTCGTCGAGCGCCCAATCAAGGTCGGTGACCTGGTCAACGTCGGCGGCGTCGAGGGCGACGTGAAGCGGATCCGGGTCCGCGCCACCGAGATCCTGCAAGCCGACCGCACGACGCTGATCGTGCCGAACTCGGACCTCATCTCGAAGCCGGTCCAGAACAAGACGCTCGGCGACCCGCGCGGCCGGGTCCAGCTCCAGGTATCGATCGGCGCGGCGGGCGACGCACCGCGTGCCATCACAGTCATCCGCAACGTCCTCGATGCGTCCACCGAGGTTCTCGACGATCCTGGTCCCAAGGTCTTCGTCGATGCGCTGACACCCGGCGGGTCGGTCAACTTCAATGCCTTCGGCTTCGTCGCCTCGCAGCGCGACGTCGTTCGCGTCCGCAGTGACCTCTACATTGCGATCATCGAAGCGCTCAACGAGGCCAAGATCGGCTTTGTCGGTGCTGGCGGCCAGACCGTAGTCCTCGAACCGGGCCCCGAGCTGACGGCATTGTCCCAGAAGCTTGGCGCAAGCTGGCCCAGCGCCGGGCAATAA
- a CDS encoding AI-2E family transporter, with product MDQASNPDLGSSSDGLTRSQRLAWLAFVISSGCLGLWIAGSFIRPLVWGAILAVAIEPLYTRAVGRFPRYRRFLPLIFTVTLSLLVVVPLAIGFVQGVAEIHSVTTWIADARVHGVPLPAWADRLPFGKNAIASWWQNALVTPDAAAATLDHINAAALHKSRPFGIGLMHRLVVLIFALLTLFFLLRDREALASSFRLAGERLLGRSGDRVEHQVLASIRGTINGLVLVGIGEGAVLAVAYLVLGVPHPLLLGALTAVAAMIPLGAAVLIGIAALLLLAAGSAGAAIAIVVIGLVVVGVADHVVRPVLIGEATKLPFLWVLIGILGGVETLGILGLFVGPAAMAVLIMLWRDFQTGRFSQRM from the coding sequence ATGGACCAAGCGAGTAATCCTGATCTCGGAAGCAGCAGCGACGGCCTGACCCGGTCGCAACGCCTCGCCTGGCTGGCGTTCGTCATCTCGTCCGGATGCCTCGGCCTATGGATCGCCGGCTCCTTCATTCGACCGCTGGTCTGGGGAGCAATCCTCGCCGTCGCCATCGAGCCACTTTACACACGCGCCGTGGGGCGGTTTCCGCGGTACCGGCGGTTTCTGCCACTGATCTTCACCGTCACCCTGTCACTGCTCGTGGTCGTCCCGCTCGCGATCGGTTTCGTTCAGGGTGTTGCCGAGATCCACTCGGTGACGACGTGGATCGCCGACGCGCGCGTTCACGGTGTACCGCTACCGGCCTGGGCGGATCGGCTCCCGTTCGGCAAGAATGCGATCGCCAGCTGGTGGCAGAACGCGCTTGTGACGCCCGACGCTGCGGCGGCGACACTCGATCACATCAACGCCGCAGCGCTTCACAAGTCGCGACCGTTCGGCATCGGGCTCATGCACAGGCTCGTCGTCCTCATCTTCGCGCTCCTGACGCTCTTTTTCCTGTTACGCGACCGCGAGGCGCTGGCGAGCAGTTTCCGGCTCGCGGGCGAGCGTCTGCTCGGTAGGTCGGGGGACCGCGTCGAGCATCAGGTCCTGGCGTCGATCCGCGGGACCATCAACGGCCTCGTCCTCGTCGGGATCGGCGAAGGTGCGGTGCTCGCGGTTGCCTATCTTGTGCTGGGTGTGCCGCACCCGTTGCTCCTCGGAGCGCTGACGGCGGTTGCCGCGATGATTCCGCTCGGAGCGGCCGTGCTGATCGGTATCGCCGCGCTGCTTTTGCTCGCCGCTGGCTCCGCTGGAGCAGCGATTGCGATCGTGGTGATCGGCTTGGTGGTGGTCGGTGTCGCGGACCACGTCGTGCGTCCCGTCCTGATCGGCGAGGCGACCAAGCTGCCGTTCCTGTGGGTGCTGATCGGTATTCTGGGCGGCGTCGAGACGCTCGGTATTCTCGGTCTCTTCGTGGGTCCGGCGGCGATGGCCGTGCTGATCATGCTATGGCGCGACTTCCAGACCGGGCGCTTCTCGCAGAGAATGTGA